Genomic window (Nilaparvata lugens isolate BPH chromosome 7, ASM1435652v1, whole genome shotgun sequence):
TATCAACACTTATAGTTATTCTTCAACATAATTATTCGCGTGAAGGCTGATTTATCTATCATACCAGTGAACCAGCAAACCAAACCTctctataaaataaataaatgaccctcgtattttcattttcatatgaataaCACTGACACTGTGgatcatttcaatttattcatttcagtcAAACTCAGATTACCATGGTCATCTATTACTGCCGTAGTAATATTGAAGTTTGAATCAAGAAATCCACGATTTTTTTTGTAACTCGAGAGGCCTACGCTGGCTACCGAGCACTCTGAAGTAAATTTATGGTAAATTCGGAAACTTATCATTTAATCAATGCAAACCCTATATTGTCTGTGATCTCCAATATTCAGTTCAAcattattcaaaaatcaattatcgTTAACACAATAATAATCAGTTTATGTGTATTCCACTGATTTGCAGAATTCCAACAAACACTTCAATTACCTTCTTACGCCTGGTTGTATCAATTAGAATTGTAATggtatattgtattatgaagtgGTAATGGTAATGATGGTATCAATTAGAATATTGTGATAATGTTATGTATGGTCAGTGACCATATATTATTAGTGACCATAATAGTTCGATTATAAGTTTATCCTGATTGATATAGGACAGCTTATTATCTTCCAGCTTATCCTTTCTCTTCGAATTTCcacatattatttttcattcttcgCACTTGAATGGTTCCTTCGCATATTTCTCTCAACTCATGTTCTCAAgactaatattattcataattgttgaaacaaatcaattcaatgaattgGAATCGATTAATTTATAATCATCAATaactaatttcaagtttatcaataTCAATTCCTTTTCCTCTTGGCTTACATCGATCGGAGCTATCAACTTGACAACTATGAAAATGTTATGAAACTTGGAAATTATTGGGTATTGGGAAGTAGTTTTTCACCGTAAGATAAGGAATGGCATATCAGAAATGCCCAGttcatattatgaatatattaatAAAGAAGAGCAGAAtcattattagaattttcttTTGAAGGTTGAAATGCAGAGTATATcatcaaaaaaatgtatttcgaAATGATTCAGACATTTCATCACAATCAtttcaatagtttcaatcaCTGTATGGGTCTCCCTTGGTCCTTATCCCTACTACATAATCACTTTGAAAAAAAGGTTCAACAGTTATTATGAACCATCGATCGTAAATGATAATACAAGTTTTCACCAACTCTCTGCTGCCCATTGTTACTCAcagaaaattgatcaaaaaataTTTGCTACCTCACTGGTAGACAATTGAAGGCCGCAACCTACTTTTCAACTATAGGCGCTCTGCTACCTCTACTcacaatttttccaaaaatatagAACAATACGTTTCATAGCGGAGCTTTCGTTAGAGCTCTGCTGACTAAACATAACTAGCAACTGCTGTGTTGACGATTTCATTTGAAACACTTCTCTCTATTCTTATTATCATTCAACTCTACAATACAAGAGAACTttcagtcacagtatcatgacaAACGATTTCTTCAGAAATAATTtctggataaatcaagaacCAAAGAAAGATCTAAATGCCACggtaaatatatttatattacactATTATGCTATTCATAGTATTCtataatttatgaatattcTCGTGCCACTTTTCCGATTAGTGACTTtcatctcaatattattattctctagttaTTTTCTGAGTTTCTTCATATTACACCAAgctattaattcatttttctctaGAAAATGCTAAcatttaacctcaaaaattaCAAACCAGCCCTGATAATATATAGAGTATCTCAAAAGATCAGGAGAATAAGAGTTTCTAGGATTAACTCTTTTATATTGAGTATGAAGGCCTAGCCTACTATGTACGagtgctaatatataatatttataatagaacTATACGTTTTATCAGGGGTTCACTGGATTATATAGTTTAATGTTGAATTTGATGACACTTGAACAATCTATTTAAACTATATTTTCGATATAATACCAAGTTTAGATAGCATGTGATGAAAGAATGATCATCGATGGAAGATTAGATGATGTCAGttagttgataataataaataatgaataaatgcaatatgaaaTGATgtgattattaatattgaaaagtgcAAAACTGGTTTTTTGGGCgtattttaaagtttccaaaaaTACCAGTCTAAATGGAACACTTTAGTGATTACGAATGATTTTTAATAAtcaagccagttacacacacatagaATTTTTGGAAGTTCGATTTTTTGCCTcactaataaattttattagattTAACAGAACTAGACAAATATCATCTATTTGAAATCATTTGTTAAATCTGATTCAATtaataaggacggcaaaaaatcgtacgttcaAATATCGATGTGTGTGTCACCAGCCGTAGGAAACATTGATTTATGATACCATGTTTCAATTGGAAAATCTCTGATCACAAGAGTTAATATAAATGTTTATGAACTCATCATTCACATTTGATGTTACCTTATATACTCGCCTACTTTAATCAATAGAgaatttttcagaaatttttcaatattattccttaatgaaaaatataatgcaaTACGttgctttatttatttttttaagtaCATTTGAATGGTATCACACATGgataaattttcatttgaattctcTTGGATGGTTTCATCGTGATATTCAAGTTTTTCTGAGAGCCCAGTTGAGTTCTGGCATTTCAATGTGTTCTCGGAATTCGAATAACATTAGGCATGGAAGTTGAAAGTGTATcagaataaaatttaattcgTACTGGATTTtaaaaatgacattttttacaCTACGTACCTGGGTTGTTGAAAGTAATAATCCCAAAACAAAGAGCCTTGAATACATTTTTCTTGTTTCTCTCAAAAAGTGAGTTACTGCaccatataataattattccatattGACGTGCTTCTTCGAGAATTCTGTTCACTATCTGGTGTTCCTCCATGTATATtgcatgataatattttgatttcaataAGATAGAACACAAGTAGTCTGAAGATTGAAGATAACTAGTTATTGAACTATCTGTAGCAGTATAGTTATTAGTCATTACTGCAATAGCCTACTTGTTAACGCTCTTATGTTTTTCCCCCTGTAGTGAATTCATTTTTCTATCCTCTTCCAAATAGATTTTTTTCTCTCAATCAATCCAAATTTGGATAAGCTCATGTTGTTTTGAGGAATTTCTTGTTAAATATTGTTCATATTTCAAGTTGATACTATCCCATACGATCGAATGTATGCATTGTCTTCATTCATCTGCAGTCATTTATCATCATAATATGTGAACATCTAATTCGAACACGTAATTTATCTATTGAGACTTTAAATATCGGATTCGAAATCCGATGTTCCAATTACGGTAGCTGGTTCAGATTTCTGAAATGTTTCCCCGTATTCAAGACGAGCAGCAATAACAAAATTGTTATGAAATTTACCTATTCTGAAAAGATTTGCGATGAATGACTTAATTCGTGACTACAATTTCACTCTGAATCATTCTTCATCTGCTAAATACAGCAGGAGTAGCCTAAATATCAAGCAAGCATGAAACTTCaaaagtaatttattatagataGAATAAATAGTTTGTAATTTACTAATTAGAGTACATTGAAAATCATACTATCAATACAACACAGCTCAGAATACAAACATCTTTTAACAAAGTATCTACTTATGTTACTGATAGCCTACCGGTTACCAGCATTTCAAATATATTACGACTCAATCACACATAATATAGGTACCCTATTTGAGATCTTGTTGTGCAAGACCTTACAAAAAAGCAATTAGATTGATAAAAGTATTATTGATAATACTAGTGTATCGCAtcagaatttattcattttactgACGAGATTACAGAGATGCAATTTCTTTGGAATATAACTGCATGATAGTGGGATTCAATGATGAGAAATAATTTGTAAGGAAGGTAATTTGGGGGATTTCTTACTTAATAGGAGTTGAACTATTTTGGATCAGACAAAAGCATGTTCAAGCTCAATAAATAAaccaatttattataaaataattttatttctctcaatatttatttacagATATCCTAATTCATTTTAGgcattataaattgattgatcaaCAACAAGGATTGTTTTAACAGCAAGGAGAGCAAGAGCATCCACATGATGGAGCGACTTGACAAGTTTGTACTTGAATTGGCTGACACTCACAAGTGTCAGGTTTCTTGATCACATAAGTTTTGCCAATCTTCTTCTTGCAGGCGTAAGTTTGGATGCAGCTTGGTGTGCAGCCACATCCACACCCACATCCACATCCGCACCCGCATCCACAACCGCAACCGCAATTGTTGCAGCAAGAAGTTTTGACAGTAACTGGATGACAACAACAGGTGTCAGGCTCCTTGACAACAATagtttctccctctctcttcctGCAAAGCAGTCCGGTTGAACAAGTTGTCTGACAAACTGGCTGACAACAAGATGGTTGGCAGGCTGGTTGACAACAGGTAGGTTGGCAACAAGATGGTTGACAACAAGTTGGCTGACAAACTGGTTGGCAACAAGATGGCTGACAACAAGTTGGTTGACAACATGTCTGTACAATTGCTGGTTGGTAGCAAGTCGGTTCACAAACTGGTTCGCAGCATGCTGGTTGACAACATGTTGGTTGGCAACAGGTTGGTTGGCAACATGATGGTTGGCAACAGGTTGGTTGACAACAGGTTGGTTGACAACAGGTTGGTTGGCAACAGGTTGGTTGACAACAGGTTGGTTGACAACAGGTTGGTTGACAACATGCTGGTTGGCAGCTTGGTGCACATTCCTGGCTTCTTATGACAACAGCCGTCCTACCACAGCTACATCCACAGTTGCATCCACAGTTGCATGATGGACAAGACCTGACAACCTGGAaagtattattcaaatttgtagaACTTTACCAttcttcaaaacaaaattattcatcaaatttaaGAAGCTACATTTTCGGTTTGGAACTGCTTCTCCtcacacaaaatattttattttattttattatgctTCTATGGATGgatgaattaaaaaatacattcaaCTGATAAAGTTTTacttcaaataaaatgataaaatacttttgagaaaacaaaatcaattattgtatgaTGAGAAAGGAGAGGTCTCTTTCATCACGAAAGAAGTATCTTTAGCAAATAGATGTTCTCTAATGAATTAATAGCAATTGCTCAGATATTTCAAgctacaatttatttattttatttatttataatttttacaattgaaattaaatgtGCAATAACTTATTCGAAAGTGTCTTTTTCCTTTAGGGctaataaaaattagaaatctaagtaccctttcaaaattgttcaatcaagaAATTATCAAGTCTTtaataatggcattatatagctgAAACATGTCGTTATTGAACAATTTGATAAGGGTATTGggatttctaatttatatttatcttaTTCGAAATTGTATAAAGAAAAGTTACATGATATGGTAGCATAAAAGCCCCGTAATATATTGGATGTACAATTATCTGAAATTTTGAAATCGCATATAATATAAAAGTTAAACGAATTGGTAGCTTAAAACGTTGTAATGCTCGTAATAGTAATTATACATTGAGAGGTGTTTTCTTTTGTATGTTATTATCACAGTACCGTATGTAGCTCAATATCAGGAGCAAGAAGGAACATGTGACtcttagaatatatatttttccccATTACTGAACATGAAATGTGAGAAGGGCATGCAGAACACAAAGATATCTTACTCAAGCTTCCTTCATGATATAGAGGATGAATTGACCctcaaatttctagtttcattcaaaatttagactttttaaataattattaagttactgttctagattttctAATTtcagactctaatagtatctatttgattcaaaatttgttcgtttatctgagtattgaagagtgtaaattgtattttgaaaagtgaaagtgacataaccaacattttgatttggacagtataatataaattggaaatgggacagttttgggcatgagcctgttgtgcctttcccaATGTTAAGAAATACTTACacaatgtgatgaataaattttattataactCCATATTGCTTGAATAATTTTCGTTTTTCAAGCTGGGAATCATAAATGatagagaataattatattttacatgATAACATGAAAAGTAGACTATGGTAACTCGTGATCACTATTGAATTGAAAGTTTACAAATAATAGCCTCTATTCCCATTTAAGTGTTGAATAGGCCGACTAATATGAACtgtttataaaaatgttttttgttttgTCTACTCAATTCAAAAATACGAAGGGTAGGCCTAGTCTCTTGACCTCATTGAATTTAGCGCATAACATTTTTAACTAATGAAACTGTTGAGCTTCAAGACAGCTTTCAGCATTCTAATACATGACTTGAGTACGAAATTTCAATACTCGTTACTATAAATTTCCAGTATTGCAGGAAAATGGTATATTTAGTTTTCCAAAAGAAGATGGATTTGTAGTACAAATTACTTTTCAGACATATGAAAACTTGAGAATAATGTCACACTGTGTGTTGATGCCTTATATTTGCTTTGTGATAGGTTACAGATGACTTCCAGTCTAATACGGTATTCAATACGTTTTGTTCAACTCTTGAATGAAAGAATAGGTATTCAGTACGATTGACTGATTTATTCCCTAttcttcataaaaaaatataaattgacaCCGTGTTTTTCCTCTTTTTACAAGGATTGACTAAGATATTATAGTTACCTGAGATGAAATTGCCAAAGATGAAACCAGAACTATTACAAATTTCAAAGTCATCATTTCCTCAGTACAATCTTATGGATGTTTCTACTTATGGAGACAATCTTCACAATTGTAATGGATGATCATTATTTGCATTCCCTATTTATACAAATTTCGTGGTCAATTTCTCtctctgaaataattaatatcTTCTTCCACTACTCAAATTCCAAAAGATAGCAAGTCTTTCCTCATTCTGTACCAGAATATTTAAGAAACATTCTAAAATCATACCTGATTCGATAGgaacaattgaaattatctcaaaaGAGAGGAAAATTATAGAGgtatgaaaaattttaatactGGTAATCTGCATCGTAATGGATTAACAACAACGCCGAGCTGGGATATCTTGTATCTGTTTCAAATTACAACTTCCCAGTTGGTTTTATCATCTTACGATTGAGTGTGAATTTCTTCCATTGAATAACACTTCTAAAGGTCATCTCAGAAAATACTTTTAATAAAGAAAATCAATTAGGATTGTATGATGGGAAAAGAAAGGTCTTTTTCATCGAGGAAGAAATCTCTCACGCAAATAGAATGGAGTTGAATATTAACTTGTCATgtcacattttacatttatgTATTAGCAATAGAATAACTCACTGATAGAGCCTGTTGTGTGAGTTCACTAACTACGGTGGACCTATAAATTATAATACGAGAAAGGTTTAGCAACTCAAGTTGTAAGTTATTTGACCAAAAGtatgctattttataaatttatacaaTGATAATGTTCAATAATAGCATTCAGTTTCAGGCATACGGTTCAGAAACGAATTTAGAAGCTTTTTATcacataataaatttcatgtcAAATACATGTTACTTTACAGATTATCATGAACACTGAATAATAAGGTTACGTCATATAAATCGatttataaaaatgatcaaGTCTCAACCACAGAAGAATGAAATAACCTATTATGAACTTGAAAAACAATGGAAGAAGAAGTCTCGGTTTGATTTGGATTTTGTGATTTcttgaattaaataatattaatgatgtAATGGAAAATATCTTAATGTAGACTCttgtaataaaattgaaatgttaACTGAATGCCACCTAAAACAATAAACGGAGTTTGAATAGTGGACTTAGTTCgcttgatttatttatttattcgaattgagcttattgtatttaattatttatttaattcagttTTCACAATATTACATTTCACCAAGTACATATTTACTATATACGTGTATTGGAGGCAGTTGAATGAATGACAACTAATAAGTTTTGAATAGTTTCATCATGCATTTTTCTCATTTTAGAATAGAAAGCAAAAAGCATATCTACCGATATTGACCTTTAACGAATGAGCAAGTCCAAGTATCAGTCTACGATGATGAAACATAGTGCACTTTCTGTCTCAGAAGAATATTTGAGTCTTGTAATTATTAGTTTAGCAAAGattctaattattgaaaaatacaaaacacTGCCTTATCTTAACTTCGTCCTCTCGATAGGAAAAATATGCAGTTTCTCATGATTGTTTACATTTAGAGTTTTTCTGCCAGTTTTTCTTACacctgaaaattgaatttctcatgCTCTTTTACTTATCCGTTCTATTGTTTTGTTATATCTACTGTCAATGTGCGATAATGAATGGTACGAGAGAAAAGAGAGTTTTTTCGCCAGAAAACTGAAATCTCACTGATTTGCGATAAGTCCTATCATCCCCATGTAAGTAATATCTCAAAAATGCTATTTCTCTCAAAATACAAGATTATGAGCGaaaattttgtataaattgGTGAGAAAATCATTTTCAACACAAACAACTGTCATCACCAAGAGACTACACTTCTCAACAAAATGGCTTTCAAGCTCGCTTTTGCCGTCTGTGCCCTTTGCGCCATCTCTCAAGTGAGTTTTATTCTATCTGTTTGaaacagaataatattattaaccaCTATTATCAGCAAAAGTCTATTTAACTCCTATGGaactaatattttttcaagttctgagCATTCTCGACactaaattttgaaataatgtaataaGCTTACATCAACTCATCTGTTttatataatgtaattacacaactgacattatttttttcattcatgtaCTTGAGAGAAGTTTCTTTAGTTGACTGAGACTCCAATAATCTTCACATTTTGTCGAtaattattcagtatcaaaGAGTTTCTGAAGTTAGTATTccagtttcaaattttaatatattaCATGCCTATAAAATCGTATTACTACCAACTGATATTTTATCTTCAAGATTCGTAAAAAACTTTTGCTCAATCTTATTTCAAGGAGTTCATTGTTTGCTGCCAACCATTATATTATAGCTATTGATGTATCATACTTAAGAATGAGCTTCTTTATTACACAAATTCGAACTCAAATAAACAAAAAGAATTTGTAAAGGGTACAGATATAAGTCCTTGGTTTTTACCGATTGAGAGAATTTTCAAGATGAGGATGAGAGATGGAGAAAATTGAGTTCTAAGGGACATACCCACTTtcctttgaaatttgaaagttcGGATGATCACAGGAGAGAAGTACAGTGTTATGGGGAAGTGATCTATATCCCTAGAACTACTCATATATTCCAGAATCATCAATGTATTGTCTAATCAAGTTTATTTACTATAGTGCTTATaacttattctattcttttttctttctcagGTCTACTCATCTCCAGTCTACGGAGACTACTACGGTTCTGGCTACGGCTACGGCTGCGGCTGCGGCTGCGGCAGTGGTTGTGGTTGCGGTTGCGGCTGCGGCAAGACCGCAGTTGTCATCAAGCAGGACAAGTGCTGTTGTCAGAAGCCATGCTGCTGTTGTCAGCCAACATGTTGTTGCCAGCCAACCTGCTGTTGCCAACCAACCTGCTGTTGCCAGCCATGTTGCAAGTGTTGTTGCGTGCCACAGAAGAAGTGCGGAGACACCATTGTGATCAAGGAGCCAGACACCTGTTGTTGTCGCCCAGTGTGTCAGCCATGTTGTTGCCAGCAACAGTCCTGCTGCTGTTGTGAGCCATGCTGCTGCAAGCCATGCTGCTGCCAGTGCGGATGCTGTTGCCAGAAGAAGTGTGGCAACACTGTTGTCATCAAGGAGCCAGACACCTGCTGCTGTCGTCCAGTCTGCCATCAGCCATGCTGCTGCCAGTCATGCTGCTAAATACTCTCTCTAATTACTAATAATATACAGTTCCTCCATTGCTAAAATGAGTGAATAAAATTAGTCAACCTCAAACACTGTTATATTCCTTGAATTGATCCCTTCTTGATTTACAAATAGACTCTAGGTGGAGAATGACTTGAAGAAAATGGATATATATATGCTCATTAATTTTCTGTTAGAGAAGAATGACAGTTTCATGATTCAAACTCACTTTAAACTCAGAGCTTTTAAAGTATGGGGTTCAATGGTTTGAAAATAGGGCTTCAAACCAATCGGTACTTATTAAGGTACTTATCAGTGTCAATATTTTCACACTAATTAGAACTTGCAATTTCTTTGAATCGAAATATGAATTCTAGTATTGCATTTAATGaatcttcaataattgataagctctaacTGGAACTGTACTGTGTGAGACGTAGTGGACTCACATAATGAATCCAcatgtgaataatattatctttttaTGAACAACATAAAATGATAATACATTCCCATCATCCAAATCATCAGTGATcatgatgaaaataaaatacttcCTTGATCAAGGGTCCACAAGGAAGATACAAAGTATTCTCCATTGCACATTATTGACGAAAAATTAACTTTGAGAAAATGATTACTCCACCTACTATCCATATCTTCAATTCTAGATTccattaaataaaatttattcaataaatttatatttaatatcttataaaaatctaattaatgaaatgaatgtcaaatACTTTTAATTGGATACTATTTAGATAGATGAtatcaataaaatagaattgataaaaacatcATAGGTACCTTCAATGCTATTCAATGCATTACTTCATTCTAATATTTCAATACATAAATCATTGATAAATTTACAGCTACTTATGTGTGATGCCATTTTGATGTTTTAATGGAGAATTATCTACAAAAAACAGTTGAGAGTTGAGACCTGAATAACAGGATCAATTTCATATGTGTAAGTAATTTATCACATTCCATGAAATAGATCATTGAATAACTAATTATCTAAATAATTTCGGTTAATATACTACAACTGGATGCACCAGTTTGACAATCTTACTTCTTTCAACAATTCAATTAAACAATAGAATTCAAGGAATATTTTCATACACTTTGATTATTCAGCTGAACTGGGAAAGTAGAGTAGCTAGAGTAATGACAGCAATTTTCAGGCATTGACCGTTCAGTAGCAGTCATCTATTGCTCGCTTACAGTAACCTTCATACCATAATGATTGAGTTACTACAAGATAATTTTCGAAATTCGGAATTAATGGAGTGAGATATTTTATGGAAAATGTAAGAGAATACCTAAATATTCATAACATGCATGTGATGAAATCCTACCGAATTCATTAGAAACAAAAATTCAACGGATTGTGTGATTCATAagatataaatgataggattcaTCTAATAATCATagatttattactattattctaGAAATAGTAGAATATGAGCAAGCTATGGGCAGGCTTActtatagttttttttaaataaatttcaccCGATTAGACAACTTTAAATCATTCCCTTCTTTATCAAGTATCTGTAAATTTTACAGATTTGTCATATTGAaagcaataatattataaataatatattaaagtgCAATTCATGTTAGTTTTAATGCCGATCCGAGTTCCTTAATAAGAAGAGTTGATTACTCCAATTATGATTCCTGAGAGCTTACTCTCCACCATTTCCCATATGATTTGATACTGGCACTGAATGTAAGCTAGAAAGCCACTTAATTATTGCTTATTGGATAAGCCTTCTTATCTATAGGCTGGAGTAACATCCAAATCCTATGCAAGTTTCTCAAATCCATAGAATATAGGTTATAATTAGGTTATCTATACTTGTATAGGATTTGGATGTTACTCCAGCCTATAGATATAATCTATATTCTATAGATTTGAGAAAATTCTCCAGCCTATAGATAAGAAGGCTTATCCAATAAGCAATAATTAAGTAGCTTTCTAGCTTACATTCAGTGTCagtatcaaatcaatcaatcattcattatgtacatgaaaaagtcaaaaactaaaaactaactttAAGCTGAAGAGAAATAGTGACtgtttgaaattcattttttacagtaaactcaTTACAGTAAATCATATGGGAAATGGTGGAGAGTAAGCTCTCAGGAATCATAATTGGAATAATCAACTCTTCTTATTTAGGAACTCGAATCAGCATTAAAACTAACATGAATTGcactttaatatattatttataatattattgcttTCAATATGacaaaaatgtgaaatttacaGATACTTGATAAAGAAGGGAATGATTTAAAGTTGTCTAATCgggtgaaatttatttttaaaaaaactataagtaggcctacctatagcTTGCTCATATTTTACTATTTCTAGAATATAGACCATTTGAAAACATGCATTAATAAGTTTGATGAGAGGCCAGAGGATTGAATAAAAATCTGACAACTTCTTGtgttgaaacaaaaaaaaagtttATTCCAGAAGTATTAACATGAGGATCAGCGAATTTAGTTGTGGTATATTTCGGAAATAATGGAGAGGTGTGTTGCAAATATTATCATGACAGACAACATTACTTTTTAGAAATGGGGAAGCATTTTGGTTGCTTAACAACAACAGCTGCAGCATGGCTGACAACAGCAGCAACATGGCTTGCAACAACAGCAGCATGGCTGGCAGCAGCAACAGCCACAACCACCACAACCGCTTCCGCAACCACCGCAACCGCATCCGCAACCACCGCAACCGCAACCGCAACCACCGCATCCGCAACCTCCACATCCGCATCCACAGCTACCCTTGATAACGACAGCGGTCTTGCCGCAGCTCTTGCAGCCGCAACCACAACCACATCCTCCGCATCCGCATCCGCCGCAACCGCATCCGCAGCCGCAGGCAGAGACAGCCTGTCAATAGAAGTCGATTATCAGTGAAATTCACTCTCTTCATACACTGAACTCCCATGTTATGCTTGAAGATGAAGATTCAATGCTATAGAAGTAGTGAAGCTGATGAAATGGTGGACAATATACTGGATATGAGCAAGT
Coding sequences:
- the LOC111045913 gene encoding keratin-associated protein 5-2, whose protein sequence is MAAKSLIASLLALIVIIEAVSACGCGCGCGGCGCGGCGCGCGCKSCGKTAVVIKGSCGCGCGGCGCGGCGCGCGGCGCGCGGCGSGCGGCGCCCCQPCCCCCKPCCCCCQPCCSCCC
- the LOC120352297 gene encoding keratin-associated protein 5-4-like, translating into MAFKLAFAVCALCAISQVYSSPVYGDYYGSGYGYGCGCGCGSGCGCGCGCGKTAVVIKQDKCCCQKPCCCCQPTCCCQPTCCCQPTCCCQPCCKCCCVPQKKCGDTIVIKEPDTCCCRPVCQPCCCQQQSCCCCEPCCCKPCCCQCGCCCQKKCGNTVVIKEPDTCCCRPVCHQPCCCQSCC